In the genome of Candidatus Obscuribacterales bacterium, one region contains:
- the clpP gene encoding ATP-dependent Clp endopeptidase proteolytic subunit ClpP has product MIPTVIEQSGRGERAFDIYSRLLRERIIFLGQKVDSDLANLIVAQMLYLESEDSEKDIYLYINSPGGSVMAGLGIFDTMNHIRPDVCTICVGLAASMGAFLLSAGKKGKRMSLPHSRIMIHQPIGGAQGQAADIEIQAKEILYHKRRLNEWLANHTGQPLERIEEDTERDFFMSAHEAMEYGLVDQVIDNQAVGSRPLSMNQ; this is encoded by the coding sequence ATGATTCCTACAGTTATTGAACAATCTGGTCGTGGCGAACGCGCCTTTGACATTTACTCCCGTCTCCTGCGCGAGCGGATCATCTTCTTGGGGCAGAAAGTTGACTCTGACTTAGCCAATCTCATTGTGGCCCAGATGCTGTACCTTGAATCGGAAGACTCCGAGAAGGATATTTACCTCTATATCAACTCTCCCGGTGGGTCTGTGATGGCAGGTCTGGGTATTTTTGACACCATGAACCACATCCGCCCCGATGTTTGCACCATCTGCGTAGGGTTGGCAGCCAGTATGGGAGCCTTCTTGCTCAGCGCTGGCAAAAAAGGTAAGCGCATGAGTCTGCCCCACTCTCGGATCATGATCCACCAACCCATTGGGGGAGCCCAGGGGCAAGCCGCTGATATTGAAATTCAAGCCAAAGAAATTTTGTACCACAAGCGCCGGCTCAACGAGTGGCTGGCCAATCACACCGGGCAACCCCTAGAGCGCATCGAGGAAGACACCGAACGGGACTTCTTCATGTCTGCCCACGAAGCGATGGAGTATGGATTGGTAGATCAAGTTATTGATAACCAAGCCGTCGGTAGCCGCCCTCTGTCCATGAATCAGTAG